One Micromonospora sp. WMMD1120 genomic region harbors:
- a CDS encoding putative baseplate assembly protein: protein MTLPVPHLDDRGFLDLVTEARERIRLSCPAWTDLSAHDPGMALVETFAHLTEVMIYRLNQLPDKAYVSFLNLLGATRHAPTAAWADVRFTRTGADRAAIRIPAGLRVAAARGADPRPVVFVTTEPASLPADETSVTVRLHHCEPVEAELLGVGTGQPGQVLRAAHAPLTHTAEALDLMLGVEVPAGTVELGAAAREHDGRTFEIWQPVRSFARLGPQAKAYLVDRCSGTVTFAPALDLRSPTAPDGAGALDGAGALDGAPASGPGPVTVAAVPPAGRQIRLWYRTGGGPAGNVAAGTLTSLRDPLPGVRVDNPAPAAGGRDMEALESVLLRGPYEFFAQQRAVTARDFEVLATSSGAVARARAFTRAAVYSFARPGEVEVVLVPYVPESARPGGRLPVAVLREHEVPEARRRVEADLAERRMVGTRSRATWARFKAVSVRARVVVRREEDVDAVRRRIHDRLHQTLSPLPTALNPTGWPFGEPLRASNVYRLLEHAEPGVRYVESVRFVVDEAPDADVRALAVDQYQPRTWYAGRGPVVFRSSNGGAGWEPAGRFDDETVLRVAPAPAPARPGIVARPGSVAVVTLRASGGSRVHLSTDLGETWSLLTDLDSRISDVAWLDRDGAGALLVATDTGLYEVSLLAGAVPLPILVDPSDADRGFYAVRAFVNERGAPGVAVAAQAGFGVYLSTAGGRPGTFTHVGLANVDNRVLAVQYDGPATLLWSGAGEPDPKKPGQGCHRTRLFESDVKWQSVQAGWIGGTCRGLAFSGQQALAATQSGGVLRLDTLATQPQWQPVSVNCGLPLRDRTRFVPVDAIAVSAPAAGAGAAGSGAAERLVLAGGERGVHRSVDAVDWTPSANQATADVVTVPDTWLLCSGEHDIEVVRQDAALGD from the coding sequence ATGACCCTGCCCGTGCCGCATCTGGACGACCGCGGCTTTCTCGACCTGGTCACCGAGGCCCGGGAGCGGATCAGGCTGTCCTGCCCGGCGTGGACCGACCTGTCGGCGCACGACCCCGGGATGGCGTTGGTGGAGACGTTCGCGCACCTGACCGAGGTGATGATCTACCGGTTGAACCAGTTGCCGGACAAGGCGTACGTCTCGTTCCTGAACCTGCTCGGCGCGACCCGGCACGCCCCCACCGCGGCCTGGGCGGACGTCCGGTTCACCCGCACCGGCGCCGACCGGGCGGCGATCCGGATCCCGGCCGGGCTGCGGGTCGCGGCGGCCCGGGGCGCGGATCCCCGGCCGGTCGTCTTCGTCACCACCGAGCCGGCGTCGCTGCCCGCCGACGAGACGTCGGTGACGGTACGCCTGCACCACTGCGAACCGGTCGAGGCGGAGCTGCTCGGTGTCGGCACCGGCCAACCGGGGCAGGTGCTGCGGGCCGCCCACGCGCCGCTGACGCACACCGCCGAGGCGCTGGACCTGATGCTCGGGGTGGAGGTGCCGGCCGGCACCGTCGAGTTGGGAGCGGCGGCCCGGGAGCACGACGGCCGCACGTTCGAGATCTGGCAGCCGGTGCGCAGCTTCGCCAGGCTCGGCCCGCAGGCCAAGGCGTACCTCGTCGACCGCTGCTCGGGCACCGTCACGTTCGCCCCGGCCCTGGACCTGCGCTCCCCCACCGCGCCGGACGGAGCGGGCGCACTGGACGGAGCAGGCGCACTGGACGGAGCCCCGGCGAGCGGGCCGGGGCCGGTGACCGTGGCGGCAGTGCCTCCGGCCGGGCGGCAGATCCGGCTCTGGTACCGCACCGGTGGCGGGCCGGCCGGCAACGTGGCGGCGGGCACCCTGACCAGCCTGCGCGACCCGCTGCCCGGGGTCCGCGTCGACAACCCCGCCCCGGCGGCCGGGGGCCGGGACATGGAGGCGCTGGAGTCGGTGCTGCTGCGCGGCCCGTACGAGTTCTTCGCCCAGCAGCGGGCGGTCACCGCCCGCGACTTCGAGGTCCTCGCGACCAGCTCCGGCGCGGTGGCGAGAGCCCGCGCGTTCACCCGCGCCGCGGTGTACAGCTTCGCCCGTCCGGGCGAGGTCGAGGTGGTGCTGGTGCCGTACGTGCCAGAGTCGGCCCGACCGGGCGGCCGGCTGCCGGTGGCGGTGCTCCGTGAACACGAGGTGCCCGAGGCGCGCCGACGGGTCGAGGCGGACCTGGCGGAACGTCGGATGGTCGGCACCCGGTCGCGGGCCACCTGGGCCCGGTTCAAGGCGGTGTCGGTACGCGCCCGGGTGGTGGTACGGCGCGAGGAGGACGTGGACGCGGTCCGCCGCCGGATCCACGACCGGCTGCACCAGACGTTGAGCCCGCTGCCCACCGCGCTCAACCCGACCGGCTGGCCGTTCGGCGAGCCGCTGCGGGCGTCGAACGTGTACCGGCTGCTGGAACACGCCGAACCGGGGGTGCGCTACGTCGAGTCGGTGCGGTTCGTCGTCGACGAGGCGCCCGACGCCGACGTCCGCGCGCTCGCCGTCGACCAGTACCAGCCGCGCACCTGGTACGCCGGACGCGGGCCGGTGGTGTTCCGGTCCAGCAACGGCGGCGCGGGCTGGGAGCCGGCCGGACGTTTCGACGACGAGACGGTGCTGCGGGTGGCGCCCGCGCCCGCGCCGGCACGACCCGGCATCGTGGCACGTCCCGGCTCGGTGGCGGTGGTCACCCTGCGCGCCTCCGGCGGCTCACGGGTGCACCTCAGCACCGACCTGGGCGAGACGTGGTCGCTGCTCACCGACCTGGACTCTCGGATCTCCGACGTGGCGTGGCTGGACCGCGACGGCGCGGGCGCGCTGCTGGTCGCCACCGACACCGGCCTGTACGAGGTGTCGCTGCTGGCCGGGGCGGTGCCGCTGCCGATCCTGGTGGACCCGTCCGACGCCGACCGGGGCTTCTACGCGGTGCGCGCCTTCGTCAACGAGCGGGGCGCGCCGGGGGTGGCGGTGGCCGCGCAGGCCGGGTTCGGGGTGTACCTGTCGACGGCCGGTGGCCGGCCCGGCACGTTCACCCACGTCGGGCTGGCCAACGTGGACAACCGGGTGCTCGCCGTGCAGTACGACGGCCCGGCCACCCTGCTGTGGAGCGGCGCCGGCGAGCCCGACCCGAAGAAGCCCGGCCAGGGCTGCCACCGCACCCGGCTGTTCGAGTCCGACGTGAAGTGGCAGTCGGTGCAGGCCGGGTGGATCGGCGGCACCTGCCGAGGGCTGGCGTTCTCCGGCCAGCAGGCGCTGGCGGCCACGCAGAGCGGCGGGGTGCTGCGGCTGGACACCCTGGCCACCCAACCGCAGTGGCAGCCGGTGTCGGTCAACTGCGGGTTGCCGCTGCGGGACCGGACCCGGTTCGTGCCCGTCGACGCGATAGCGGTCAGCGCTCCGGCGGCCGGCGCGGGCGCGGCGGGTTCCGGCGCGGCGGAGCGGCTGGTCCTGGCCGGCGGCGAACGCGGCGTGCACCGCAGCGTCGACGCCGTCGACTGGACGCCGAGCGCGAATCAGGCCACCGCCGACGTCGTGACAGTCCCGGACACCTGGCTGCTCTGCTCCGGCGAGCACGACATCGAGGTGGTGCGCCAGGATGCGGCGCTCGGCGATTGA
- a CDS encoding IS30 family transposase, with translation MQLILVGLGVLVARPGVVTFGHRQVLEHLWGAGRTISQIAGVLGVSVSTVSREVGRYHSARHGTKNPLGRSLPSGRARAPYRWGYQAQWAQRRADAARRRPKATKLGAGTRLRQVVRGRLARRWSPTQIAAWLRAMFADRPELQVSHETIYQAIYVQSRGSLREELTRQVALRSGRADRRAQSRLAAADRGRRPWIGDLHISNRPAEATDRAVPGHWEGDLVIGKGGRSAIVTLVERATRYVMLGALPHGRDTEAVIGVLTDLTARLPTHLRRSLTWDQGSEMAAHAVFTVATGCPVYFCDPHSPWQRGSNENTNGLLRQYFPKGSYDFRSINQSGLDEIAHELNTRPRQTLDWATPAERLDHLIAA, from the coding sequence GTGCAACTGATCTTGGTTGGGCTGGGGGTGCTGGTGGCGAGGCCGGGTGTGGTGACGTTTGGGCATCGGCAGGTGTTGGAGCATCTGTGGGGGGCAGGGCGGACGATTTCGCAGATCGCGGGTGTGCTCGGGGTGTCGGTGAGCACGGTCTCGCGGGAGGTGGGCCGGTATCACAGTGCCCGGCATGGGACGAAGAACCCGTTGGGGCGGTCGTTGCCGTCGGGGCGGGCTCGGGCGCCGTATCGGTGGGGGTATCAGGCGCAGTGGGCGCAGCGGCGTGCTGACGCGGCGCGGCGTCGGCCGAAGGCGACGAAGTTGGGGGCCGGGACGCGGCTGCGGCAGGTGGTGCGGGGCAGACTGGCGCGTAGGTGGTCTCCGACGCAGATCGCCGCGTGGCTGCGGGCCATGTTCGCTGACCGGCCGGAGTTGCAGGTGTCTCACGAGACGATCTACCAGGCGATCTACGTTCAGTCGCGGGGCAGCCTGCGGGAGGAGTTGACTCGGCAGGTCGCTCTGCGCTCGGGACGCGCCGACCGGCGTGCCCAGTCGCGGCTGGCGGCAGCGGATCGGGGCCGCCGCCCCTGGATCGGGGACCTGCACATCAGTAACCGGCCCGCCGAGGCCACCGACCGGGCCGTGCCGGGTCACTGGGAAGGTGATCTGGTCATCGGCAAGGGCGGCCGCTCGGCGATCGTGACACTGGTCGAACGCGCCACCCGCTACGTGATGCTCGGCGCGCTGCCGCACGGGCGTGACACCGAAGCCGTCATCGGCGTGCTCACCGACCTCACCGCCCGACTACCGACGCACCTACGCCGCTCACTGACCTGGGACCAAGGCAGCGAGATGGCCGCCCACGCGGTCTTCACCGTCGCCACCGGCTGCCCGGTCTACTTCTGCGACCCCCACAGCCCCTGGCAACGCGGCAGCAACGAGAACACCAACGGCCTGCTACGCCAGTACTTCCCCAAAGGCAGCTACGACTTCCGCAGCATCAACCAGAGCGGCCTCGACGAGATCGCCCACGAACTGAACACCCGCCCCCGCCAAACACTCGACTGGGCAACCCCAGCCGAACGCCTAGACCACCTCATCGCCGCCTAA
- a CDS encoding GPW/gp25 family protein, whose translation MRAFRFVGAGFDAGRTGGLALTAAGGLAMTEGDESVRQALFLLLSTTPGERLMRPGYGSRLHRLVFAPNDDTTAGLAIHYVRQAIARWEPRVEVIDVDAGPDPDDAWRLVIRLDYRVRASLTPGQLVFSVDLLPADEPAEEGQS comes from the coding sequence GTGAGGGCGTTCCGCTTCGTCGGGGCCGGTTTCGACGCCGGGCGTACCGGCGGGTTGGCGTTGACAGCGGCCGGCGGCCTGGCGATGACCGAGGGCGACGAGAGCGTACGGCAGGCGCTGTTTCTGCTGTTGTCCACCACCCCGGGCGAGCGGCTGATGCGACCCGGCTACGGCTCCCGGCTGCACCGGCTGGTCTTCGCGCCCAACGACGACACCACCGCCGGCCTGGCCATCCACTACGTCCGGCAGGCCATCGCCCGGTGGGAGCCCCGGGTCGAGGTGATCGACGTGGACGCCGGGCCGGACCCGGACGACGCGTGGCGGTTGGTGATCCGCCTGGACTACCGGGTCCGGGCCAGCCTGACCCCCGGGCAGTTGGTCTTCTCCGTGGACCTGCTCCCCGCCGACGAGCCCGCCGAGGAGGGACAGTCATGA
- a CDS encoding phage tail protein encodes MRRSAIERLLPAAYQRACVPGSVLWALLDVMEGLHAPDEAVLAEVDALFDPYRAPDGLVVRLTRWVAMDHVVASPRPDAPLPLPVGRLRDLVANAALLARWRGTPYGLRTALELATGTPGFTIDEPAEQPFHVVVRVPVAVADQLAVITRIVEAEKPASTTAEIVLQEESS; translated from the coding sequence ATGCGGCGCTCGGCGATTGAACGGCTGTTGCCCGCCGCGTACCAGCGGGCCTGCGTCCCGGGCAGCGTGCTCTGGGCGCTGCTGGACGTCATGGAGGGGCTGCACGCCCCCGACGAGGCGGTGCTGGCCGAGGTGGACGCCCTGTTCGACCCGTACCGCGCGCCGGACGGGCTGGTGGTGCGGCTGACCCGCTGGGTGGCGATGGACCACGTGGTGGCCTCGCCCCGACCGGACGCCCCGCTGCCCCTGCCGGTCGGGCGGTTGCGGGACCTGGTCGCCAACGCCGCGCTGCTGGCCCGCTGGCGCGGCACCCCGTACGGCCTGCGCACCGCGCTGGAACTGGCCACCGGGACGCCGGGCTTCACCATCGACGAACCCGCCGAGCAGCCCTTTCACGTCGTGGTGCGGGTGCCGGTCGCCGTCGCCGACCAGCTCGCCGTGATCACCCGCATCGTCGAGGCGGAGAAACCGGCCTCGACCACCGCCGAGATCGTCCTTCAGGAGGAGTCGTCATGA
- a CDS encoding phage baseplate assembly protein V, which yields MTGVAPRALLVQLDGVELDGAARARIRSLRVAARLDQPTQAELVLATAAGPGALDPAVRPGATLDIALTDHAEALFTGEVTCVEVEYAADGAAVLRLRAYDLLHRLRKRQGLRVFTSVTTAELARELCDAVGLAVTAEVDGPRIERLSQHRHSDLELLREVAGRAGLHMAADGAGVRLVTLAGYGEPVGLTLGADVHSLRLSTNTDRASGASAALGWHPQRAEVISQRADEARCGRPAGDRPDPADVGADGVRTAVDQPGRSDDELAALAQARLDTRAAALVTAEGVAEGDPALRPGRRIDLGGVPDPVSGAYVLTEVVHTVDGDGHLTRFSTVPPPTPPPATAGAVVTLGTVTDVADPDGLGRVRLTLPAYGDLDAGWLAVLCPGAGRGKGLVALPDPDDTVLVALPGGEPAAGVVLGSLFGAVEPYDAGIDDGRARRWTMRTSGGQSIVVDDARRSLRLATEGGSFLELTPDLATLHAASDLVLSAPGRALVVRARSVDFLHAEATEDPTTAARQAGSLARAAHQGGG from the coding sequence GTGACCGGCGTCGCGCCCCGGGCGCTGCTGGTCCAGCTCGACGGCGTCGAGCTGGACGGCGCGGCACGGGCACGGATCAGGTCGCTGCGGGTGGCGGCGCGCCTCGACCAGCCCACCCAGGCCGAGCTGGTGCTCGCCACCGCCGCCGGTCCCGGCGCGCTGGACCCGGCGGTACGCCCCGGCGCCACGCTCGACATCGCGCTCACCGATCACGCGGAGGCCCTGTTCACCGGTGAGGTCACCTGCGTGGAGGTGGAGTACGCCGCCGACGGCGCGGCGGTCCTGCGGCTGCGGGCGTACGACCTGCTGCACCGGTTGCGCAAGCGGCAGGGGCTCCGGGTCTTCACGTCGGTGACGACCGCCGAGCTGGCCCGGGAGCTGTGCGACGCGGTGGGGCTGGCGGTGACGGCGGAGGTGGACGGTCCCCGGATCGAGCGGCTGTCGCAGCACCGGCACAGCGACCTGGAGCTGCTGCGCGAGGTGGCCGGCCGGGCCGGGCTGCACATGGCCGCCGACGGCGCCGGGGTGCGGCTGGTCACCCTCGCCGGGTACGGGGAGCCGGTCGGGCTGACCCTCGGCGCGGATGTGCACAGCCTGCGGCTGTCCACGAACACCGACCGGGCCAGCGGGGCGAGCGCGGCGTTGGGCTGGCACCCGCAGCGGGCCGAGGTGATCAGTCAGCGGGCTGACGAGGCGCGTTGCGGCCGGCCGGCCGGTGACCGCCCGGACCCGGCCGACGTGGGCGCCGACGGGGTGCGCACCGCGGTGGACCAGCCCGGCCGCAGCGACGACGAGTTGGCGGCGTTGGCCCAGGCGCGGCTGGACACCCGGGCGGCGGCGCTGGTCACCGCCGAGGGGGTGGCCGAGGGCGACCCGGCGCTGCGGCCGGGCCGGCGGATCGACCTGGGCGGCGTGCCCGACCCGGTCTCCGGGGCGTACGTGTTGACCGAGGTCGTGCACACAGTGGACGGTGACGGGCACCTGACCCGCTTCTCCACGGTGCCGCCGCCCACCCCGCCCCCGGCGACCGCCGGCGCGGTGGTCACCCTGGGCACCGTCACCGACGTCGCCGACCCGGACGGGCTGGGCCGGGTCCGGCTGACCCTGCCCGCGTACGGGGACCTGGACGCCGGTTGGCTCGCCGTGCTCTGCCCCGGCGCGGGGCGGGGCAAGGGCCTGGTGGCGCTGCCCGACCCGGACGACACCGTGCTGGTGGCGCTGCCCGGCGGCGAACCGGCGGCGGGCGTCGTGCTCGGCTCGCTGTTCGGCGCTGTCGAGCCGTACGACGCGGGCATCGACGACGGCCGGGCGCGCCGCTGGACCATGCGCACCTCCGGCGGGCAGTCGATAGTCGTCGACGACGCGCGGCGCAGCCTGCGGTTGGCCACCGAGGGTGGCAGCTTCCTGGAGTTGACCCCCGACCTGGCCACCCTGCACGCGGCGTCCGACCTGGTGCTCTCCGCGCCCGGCCGGGCCCTCGTGGTCCGCGCCCGCAGCGTGGACTTCCTGCACGCCGAGGCGACCGAAGATCCGACGACAGCGGCGCGGCAGGCGGGTTCGCTCGCCCGCGCCGCGCACCAGGGAGGCGGCTGA